One Falsarthrobacter nasiphocae DNA segment encodes these proteins:
- a CDS encoding glycosyltransferase family 4 protein, with product MSTLLTHPVGNENVRQALQGLYEAHQLDSFATSIGVDDSVSLDRLPSSVRDILQRRRFRGIPRQLILQGPAREIVRNIFVKAPSPRIRHLGTDSGPASVFWVNEGVTQRARRRMDRAGADLTSVYGYQQFAVGAFEHAKDLGLRRVLELPHVHWQATVKWGDWVRSERPEWAPTLASYNLADAIKASEDREIELADTIVVPSRQVAESVPDTDRELDVRFIPYGTPDVLPHARPVSWDGQGPLKILFVGRVNALKGVGDVVDMARSFGRRVEVTAYGQLPATTFPALDEFLATVDYRGTMSRSEIMEDMGRHHLLLLPSLAEGRSLSALEALSRGLPAIVTPGTGVDDLVEQGAGVVVPRGDRDALFGAVESVLANPGLVEQYSEAALRIARANSWAPFRQGVVDVTAGV from the coding sequence ATGAGCACCCTCCTCACACATCCTGTCGGCAACGAGAATGTTCGTCAGGCGCTTCAAGGTCTCTACGAAGCGCACCAACTTGACTCGTTTGCGACCAGTATTGGCGTGGATGACTCGGTCTCTCTTGACCGACTGCCGTCGTCTGTCCGCGACATATTGCAGCGCCGTCGCTTTCGTGGAATTCCGCGCCAGCTGATCCTGCAGGGGCCCGCTCGTGAAATCGTTCGCAACATCTTCGTCAAGGCGCCTTCGCCGCGTATCCGCCATTTGGGAACGGATAGTGGGCCCGCGTCGGTCTTCTGGGTAAATGAGGGAGTGACCCAGCGAGCTCGGCGCCGGATGGATCGTGCAGGTGCGGATCTCACATCTGTCTACGGGTACCAGCAATTTGCTGTCGGGGCCTTCGAACACGCGAAGGACCTCGGACTTCGACGCGTCTTGGAGTTGCCTCACGTGCACTGGCAGGCCACGGTGAAGTGGGGAGACTGGGTTCGGTCGGAACGCCCGGAGTGGGCTCCAACACTGGCCTCCTATAATCTTGCCGATGCCATTAAGGCAAGTGAAGATCGCGAAATCGAGCTGGCTGACACGATAGTGGTCCCCTCTCGTCAGGTTGCAGAAAGCGTGCCAGACACCGACCGTGAACTGGACGTCCGTTTTATTCCCTACGGAACTCCGGACGTCCTTCCTCATGCGCGCCCCGTGTCATGGGACGGACAAGGGCCGCTGAAGATTCTGTTCGTGGGGAGAGTCAATGCCCTAAAGGGTGTCGGCGACGTTGTGGACATGGCTCGCTCATTTGGTCGTCGGGTCGAGGTGACGGCTTATGGGCAGTTGCCAGCCACGACGTTCCCTGCCTTGGATGAATTCCTGGCCACCGTGGATTATCGCGGGACAATGTCTCGCTCCGAGATCATGGAAGATATGGGGCGGCATCACTTGCTTCTTTTGCCCAGCCTGGCAGAGGGACGTTCCCTCTCGGCTCTTGAGGCGCTGTCGCGTGGATTGCCGGCCATCGTGACGCCTGGAACGGGTGTGGACGATCTGGTGGAGCAAGGCGCCGGTGTCGTTGTCCCTCGAGGGGACCGGGATGCCCTGTTTGGGGCCGTCGAGTCGGTCCTGGCTAACCCGGGTCTTGTGGAGCAGTACAGCGAAGCAGCCCTCCGCATCGCCCGGGCCAATAGCTGGGCGCCGTTCCGTCAGGGCGTGGTGGACGTTACTGCCGGCGTCTGA